A genomic region of Lachnoclostridium edouardi contains the following coding sequences:
- a CDS encoding tripartite tricarboxylate transporter TctB family protein — MGKYKDLISGVCGMILSAVFFMLSVQIGLKEKDAIGASFLPKIVTVMMFVMFAIVTYRGTRDAKVGKEEKKLDYVPNFKGVALMFIAMLVYAYLLKPVGFIITSILFLMAAICLMTKKEELKPVKYTVIAIIVVIFIYFIFMEVFGIRIPKGIL, encoded by the coding sequence CAAGTATAAGGATCTTATTAGCGGAGTATGCGGAATGATCTTATCAGCCGTATTTTTTATGTTAAGCGTGCAGATTGGTTTGAAGGAAAAGGATGCCATAGGAGCCAGTTTCCTTCCTAAAATTGTAACTGTTATGATGTTCGTCATGTTTGCTATTGTTACATATCGGGGAACGAGGGATGCAAAGGTAGGGAAAGAAGAAAAGAAACTGGATTATGTGCCGAACTTTAAGGGCGTAGCTCTGATGTTCATAGCCATGCTGGTATATGCATACTTGTTAAAACCAGTCGGTTTTATTATTACCAGTATTTTATTTCTTATGGCGGCTATCTGCCTGATGACGAAAAAAGAAGAATTAAAACCGGTGAAATACACGGTTATTGCCATAATTGTTGTAATATTTATCTACTTTATTTTTATGGAAGTCTTTGGAATCCGTATTCCAAAAGGAATTTTATAG
- a CDS encoding tripartite tricarboxylate transporter permease, producing the protein MSSDIVAGVLSICDVKIMLLMLLGVFMGIIIGAIPGLSVTMGVALFLPITFGMEPVAGLSLLVALYIGGTSGGLISAILLRIPGTASSVATCFDGHPMAEKGEATKALGVGIVFSFLGGFVSYIILMLLAPAIAKIALQFGPYEYFSIGIFSMTMIASLASGSLVKGIISSLLGVMISFVGIAPITSFTRFTFGESELNAGFTILPVLIGLFAVAQVLTSVEEKFKKEDMTVQSCKIKGFGFTREDIKGQGWNFWVSMLIGTGIGILPGMGGSICNIISYSVVKNHSKYPEKFGTGIVDGIVASETSNNASTGGALVPLLTLGLPGDNTTALILAGFMIHGITPGPLLFRSEAKLVYGIFAALIVSNIMMLIVEYMGIRVFTRLLTVPKNLLLPIVIVFCVVGAFGSNNRVFDVFVMMFFGLIGYGMKKLNYPQAPIILGFILGPIVETNLRRGLMKSQGDFMPFLTSPISCLFLIIAAVMLALTIRKEIVKLKRAGAAA; encoded by the coding sequence ATGTCATCTGATATTGTTGCTGGTGTTTTATCCATCTGTGACGTGAAAATTATGCTCCTTATGCTTCTTGGAGTATTTATGGGAATTATTATTGGAGCAATCCCGGGCCTGTCTGTAACCATGGGAGTAGCCTTATTTCTTCCTATTACCTTTGGCATGGAGCCGGTGGCTGGCTTATCCCTTCTGGTGGCTTTATATATCGGCGGTACCTCTGGCGGATTGATTTCCGCTATTCTCCTCAGGATCCCGGGCACGGCCTCGTCTGTGGCCACATGCTTTGACGGACATCCTATGGCGGAAAAAGGAGAGGCGACGAAAGCTCTTGGGGTAGGCATTGTATTTTCCTTCCTGGGAGGCTTTGTAAGCTACATTATTCTTATGCTTCTGGCGCCGGCCATTGCGAAAATTGCGCTGCAGTTTGGTCCTTACGAATATTTTTCTATTGGAATTTTTTCAATGACCATGATAGCCAGCCTGGCGTCAGGGTCTTTAGTAAAGGGGATTATTTCTTCCCTGCTTGGGGTTATGATTTCCTTTGTGGGAATCGCTCCAATCACCAGCTTTACCCGTTTTACCTTTGGGGAATCAGAATTAAACGCAGGCTTTACCATTCTTCCAGTGCTGATCGGTCTTTTTGCCGTGGCCCAGGTGCTGACCTCTGTGGAGGAAAAGTTTAAAAAAGAGGATATGACCGTACAGTCCTGTAAGATTAAGGGTTTTGGCTTTACGAGAGAGGATATTAAGGGACAGGGCTGGAACTTTTGGGTTTCCATGCTGATTGGAACTGGCATCGGAATACTGCCGGGAATGGGCGGCAGCATCTGCAACATTATTTCTTATTCTGTAGTAAAAAATCATTCTAAATACCCGGAGAAATTCGGAACAGGGATTGTGGATGGAATTGTGGCCTCAGAGACTTCCAATAACGCCAGTACAGGAGGCGCGCTGGTGCCGCTTTTAACCTTGGGGCTTCCGGGGGATAATACTACGGCTTTGATTCTGGCAGGATTTATGATTCACGGAATCACCCCGGGACCGCTTTTGTTCCGCTCAGAGGCGAAGCTGGTATATGGCATTTTTGCCGCTCTGATTGTGTCTAATATTATGATGCTGATTGTAGAGTATATGGGAATCCGTGTGTTTACCAGACTTCTCACTGTGCCGAAAAACCTTCTTCTGCCAATTGTTATTGTATTCTGCGTTGTAGGCGCTTTTGGCTCCAACAATCGTGTGTTCGACGTATTTGTAATGATGTTTTTCGGTTTGATTGGATATGGAATGAAAAAGCTAAATTATCCGCAGGCTCCTATTATCCTGGGATTCATTCTGGGGCCAATAGTGGAAACTAATCTTAGGAGAGGCCTTATGAAAAGCCAAGGAGACTTTATGCCGTTTCTCACTTCCCCTATTTCTTGTTTGTTCCTGATTATTGCGGCGGTAATGTTGGCATTGACCATTAGGAAAGAGATTGTAAAATTGAAAAGGGCAGGCGCGGCGGCATAA
- a CDS encoding HpcH/HpaI aldolase family protein: protein MMTENKLRYMLDHGMSTVATRLQSSWPTVTETVGITGEYDYVEFLAEYAPYGQYDFENIARAAEVHGMGTMIKVDYQNRYYVAQKAVASGFQAVLFTDHRTAEDVEKTIHMITPECPEFEGGMGFVNRRWVGNTCSMRQEDYARMASSTVKAFMIEKKEAVDNIDEICSVPGLDMVQFGPNDFALSSGFNMADDMERVREAERKVFEAAKKHGVHARAEMNSAADMEYYLGLGIRHFNMGMELRILRNYLKQQGEEMNQILRKAGLK, encoded by the coding sequence ATGATGACAGAAAATAAGTTAAGGTATATGTTGGATCACGGTATGTCTACAGTAGCTACCAGGCTGCAGTCCTCCTGGCCTACAGTAACGGAGACCGTGGGAATTACAGGAGAGTATGATTATGTGGAATTTCTGGCGGAATACGCCCCATACGGACAGTATGATTTTGAAAATATTGCCCGGGCGGCGGAGGTACACGGAATGGGCACCATGATTAAGGTGGATTACCAAAACCGCTATTATGTGGCTCAGAAAGCTGTAGCATCAGGCTTTCAGGCTGTTCTCTTTACAGACCACAGGACGGCGGAGGACGTGGAAAAGACGATTCATATGATTACGCCTGAGTGCCCGGAATTTGAGGGAGGAATGGGATTTGTAAACCGCAGATGGGTGGGGAACACCTGCTCTATGAGGCAGGAGGATTATGCCAGAATGGCTTCCAGCACTGTAAAGGCATTTATGATTGAGAAAAAGGAAGCTGTGGATAACATTGATGAAATCTGTTCCGTGCCAGGACTGGATATGGTACAGTTCGGCCCTAATGACTTTGCGTTAAGCTCAGGCTTTAATATGGCCGACGATATGGAAAGAGTGAGAGAAGCGGAGAGAAAGGTGTTTGAAGCTGCGAAAAAACACGGCGTCCACGCCAGAGCCGAGATGAACTCAGCGGCTGATATGGAGTATTATCTGGGACTGGGAATCCGCCATTTTAATATGGGAATGGAACTGCGTATTTTGAGAAATTATTTAAAACAGCAGGGAGAAGAAATGAATCAGATACTTAGAAAAGCCGGATTAAAATAA
- a CDS encoding diaminopimelate dehydrogenase, producing MTIRIGILGYGNLGRGVECAVKQNPDMELKAVFTRRNPETVKILSDTAKVYHIDEAEKMTDEIDVMILCGGSATDLPEQTPKYAAMFHVVDSFDTHARIPEHFAEVNKAAAEAGKVAIISVGWDPGMFSLNRLYGEAVLPAGSNYTFWGKGVSQGHSDAIRRVEGVKDARQYTIPVEAALEAVRNGSNPDLTTREKHIRECFVVAEEGADLKRIEDQIKTMPNYFAEYDTTVHFISEEELLRDHSGIPHGGFVIRSGKTGWENENTHVIEYRLKLDSNPEFTSSILTAYARAAYRMSLEGQKGCKTVFDIAPAYLSPKTGEELRKAML from the coding sequence ATGACAATCAGAATTGGTATATTAGGATACGGCAATCTGGGCAGAGGCGTAGAATGTGCAGTAAAGCAAAATCCAGATATGGAGTTAAAAGCAGTTTTTACAAGACGGAATCCGGAGACAGTAAAAATTCTTTCTGACACTGCAAAGGTATATCATATAGATGAAGCGGAGAAAATGACAGATGAGATCGACGTTATGATTCTCTGTGGAGGAAGCGCCACAGATCTGCCTGAACAGACTCCTAAATATGCTGCAATGTTTCATGTAGTAGACAGTTTTGACACTCACGCCAGAATTCCGGAGCATTTTGCAGAAGTAAATAAGGCTGCCGCTGAAGCCGGAAAGGTTGCAATAATTTCTGTAGGATGGGACCCGGGAATGTTTTCCTTAAACCGTCTTTATGGCGAGGCTGTTCTCCCTGCAGGAAGCAATTATACATTCTGGGGCAAGGGCGTAAGCCAGGGACACTCTGACGCTATCCGGCGTGTGGAGGGAGTAAAGGACGCCAGACAGTATACAATTCCTGTGGAGGCTGCCTTAGAGGCGGTGAGAAACGGCAGCAACCCTGATTTAACCACAAGGGAAAAACATATCAGAGAGTGTTTTGTAGTGGCAGAAGAGGGCGCTGACTTAAAGAGAATTGAAGACCAGATCAAAACCATGCCTAATTATTTTGCAGAGTACGATACAACAGTTCACTTTATCAGTGAGGAGGAGCTTTTGAGAGATCACAGCGGAATCCCTCACGGCGGTTTTGTGATCCGCAGCGGAAAAACAGGCTGGGAAAATGAAAATACACATGTAATAGAATACCGTTTAAAACTGGACTCTAATCCGGAGTTTACATCCAGCATACTCACTGCTTATGCAAGAGCTGCCTACAGGATGAGCTTAGAGGGACAAAAGGGCTGTAAAACAGTATTCGATATAGCCCCGGCTTATTTATCTCCAAAAACAGGAGAAGAGCTGAGAAAGGCTATGCTGTAA
- a CDS encoding ABC transporter ATP-binding protein encodes MLKLEHVSFEVKEDRGEKGIIKDLSLTLDDGKFIVITGPNGGGKSTLAKLIAGIEKPTSGKIFFDEKDITEMSITDRANMGISFAFQQPVRFKGVQVLDLIRLAARQELSAAEACKYLSEVGLCAKDYINREVNASFSGGELKRIEIATVLARGTKLSVFDEPEAGIDLWSFQNLIQVFERMRKAINGSILIISHQERILNIADEIVVIADGKITKQGPREEILPELLGTAAAVAGCDVLSGR; translated from the coding sequence ATGCTGAAGTTAGAACATGTTTCCTTTGAGGTAAAGGAAGACAGGGGAGAAAAAGGGATTATAAAGGATTTAAGCCTGACCTTAGACGACGGAAAGTTTATTGTTATTACAGGTCCTAACGGAGGGGGAAAATCTACTTTGGCAAAATTAATTGCCGGTATTGAAAAGCCTACCTCAGGCAAAATATTTTTTGATGAAAAAGATATTACAGAAATGAGCATCACAGACAGAGCCAATATGGGCATCAGCTTTGCTTTTCAGCAGCCTGTAAGATTTAAGGGCGTTCAGGTTCTGGATTTAATCCGCCTGGCCGCCAGACAGGAGCTGTCTGCAGCAGAGGCCTGTAAATACTTGTCAGAGGTAGGACTTTGCGCCAAGGATTATATTAACAGGGAAGTAAACGCAAGTTTTTCCGGCGGCGAGCTGAAAAGAATCGAGATTGCAACAGTACTGGCCAGAGGAACAAAGCTTTCTGTGTTTGACGAGCCTGAAGCAGGCATAGACTTGTGGAGCTTTCAAAATTTAATTCAGGTGTTTGAGCGGATGAGAAAGGCCATTAACGGCTCAATTTTAATCATTTCTCACCAGGAGAGAATTCTTAATATTGCAGATGAAATCGTAGTAATCGCAGACGGAAAAATTACAAAGCAGGGCCCCAGGGAAGAAATTCTGCCTGAGCTTTTAGGCACTGCGGCTGCAGTGGCCGGATGCGACGTATTATCAGGGAGGTGA
- a CDS encoding SufB/SufD family protein: MDEIQKTLLEEVADLHQIPAGAYNIRANGQVAGRSSTANIEIVSKEDGTGIDIKIKAGTKNESVHIPVVMTQSGLTEQVYNDFYIGDDADVVIIAGCGIHNGGDSNSRHDGIHRFFVGKNAKIKYVEKHYGSGDGRGQRIMNPKTEVTMEAGSYMEMEMVQIKGVDSTKRLTVADLGERAKMVVRERLLTHGTQDAVSEFEVNLNGADSSANIISRSVAKEESSQVFISKLHGNAKCAGHSECDSIIMDDAKISAIPEITANNPDAALIHEAAIGKIAGEQITKLMTLGLTEAEAEAQIVNGFLK, encoded by the coding sequence ATGGATGAAATTCAGAAAACACTTCTGGAAGAAGTGGCGGACCTCCATCAGATTCCTGCCGGCGCTTATAATATAAGGGCCAACGGCCAGGTGGCAGGCAGAAGTTCCACAGCGAATATTGAAATTGTAAGCAAGGAAGACGGCACTGGAATTGATATTAAAATTAAGGCCGGCACAAAAAATGAAAGTGTTCATATTCCTGTAGTAATGACTCAAAGCGGGTTGACAGAGCAGGTATATAACGACTTTTACATCGGGGATGACGCGGACGTAGTAATTATTGCCGGCTGCGGCATTCACAACGGAGGAGATTCCAACTCCAGACACGACGGCATCCACCGCTTTTTTGTAGGGAAAAACGCGAAAATTAAGTATGTGGAAAAGCATTATGGCAGCGGCGACGGAAGAGGGCAGAGGATTATGAATCCTAAGACTGAGGTTACTATGGAAGCCGGAAGCTATATGGAAATGGAAATGGTGCAGATTAAGGGAGTGGATTCTACAAAAAGACTGACTGTTGCAGACTTGGGAGAAAGGGCTAAAATGGTTGTAAGGGAAAGACTTTTAACCCACGGCACTCAGGATGCAGTCAGCGAGTTTGAGGTGAATTTAAATGGCGCAGATTCCAGCGCCAACATTATTTCCCGGTCTGTTGCTAAAGAGGAGTCGTCCCAGGTATTTATTTCCAAGCTTCACGGAAACGCCAAATGCGCAGGACATTCAGAGTGTGATTCCATTATTATGGACGACGCTAAAATCAGCGCTATTCCTGAAATTACAGCCAACAACCCGGATGCAGCCCTGATCCATGAGGCTGCCATTGGAAAAATTGCAGGGGAGCAGATTACTAAGCTGATGACCTTAGGCCTTACAGAGGCAGAGGCGGAAGCTCAGATTGTCAATGGATTCTTAAAGTAA
- a CDS encoding TnpV protein, which yields MKKTIFEEMGGTYSRNGDYLIPNLTLPEEEEQRFIGVWGQKHLQYLKEYRKMVYLKMLTSGRLNGYLADIEKQAQERFERIVEQMKKAQGITEQLKVENALEWIGRMNNIQVCAREIVDKEIIYQE from the coding sequence ATGAAGAAAACAATTTTTGAAGAAATGGGCGGTACTTATAGCAGAAATGGGGATTATCTTATTCCTAATCTTACCTTACCAGAGGAAGAAGAACAAAGATTTATCGGTGTATGGGGACAAAAACATTTGCAATATTTGAAAGAGTACCGCAAAATGGTATATTTGAAGATGCTTACAAGCGGCAGGCTGAATGGTTATTTAGCGGATATAGAGAAACAGGCACAGGAACGCTTTGAAAGGATTGTAGAGCAGATGAAAAAGGCGCAAGGCATTACAGAACAGCTAAAGGTGGAAAATGCCTTGGAATGGATAGGAAGAATGAACAATATACAAGTATGTGCGAGGGAGATTGTGGATAAAGAGATAATTTATCAAGAATGA
- a CDS encoding PBECR4 domain-containing protein → MDKRRAIQIMTKAAQLYKEHLEDQKVLFLYGLPKEVNKQLQESNKILSSLQGYEVVFHRYNFLHLTGVRLNKKETASAIHFYQKCLDKRLTENDFVFAKDGSTGQKLDILERMMLIKKNVTMIGEFTDRGPKLYTEKAAGNICGCIGFVKDKNTKLNVPNTLLKKDIRDVTAQPTYKVFAVISKHYTDEKYTNLVKMDKCIDLKECCFSETIENMIDRENL, encoded by the coding sequence ATGGACAAAAGACGTGCAATTCAGATTATGACAAAAGCAGCACAACTATATAAAGAACATCTTGAGGATCAGAAGGTTTTGTTCCTATATGGCTTACCGAAAGAGGTGAATAAGCAATTACAGGAAAGTAATAAGATTTTGTCATCTCTACAGGGATATGAAGTTGTTTTCCACAGATACAATTTTTTACATTTGACAGGAGTTCGGTTGAATAAAAAAGAGACAGCTTCCGCAATTCATTTTTACCAGAAATGCCTGGATAAGCGATTAACGGAAAATGATTTTGTTTTTGCAAAAGATGGCTCAACGGGGCAAAAATTGGATATATTGGAACGTATGATGCTTATTAAGAAAAACGTAACAATGATAGGAGAATTTACAGATCGAGGACCGAAATTATATACAGAAAAAGCTGCCGGGAATATCTGTGGTTGTATTGGCTTCGTAAAAGATAAAAATACGAAATTAAATGTACCGAACACATTGCTGAAAAAGGATATCAGAGATGTAACAGCACAGCCTACATATAAGGTGTTTGCTGTCATATCAAAACATTATACAGACGAGAAATATACAAATCTTGTGAAAATGGATAAATGTATTGATTTGAAAGAGTGTTGTTTCTCAGAAACAATAGAAAATATGATAGATAGAGAAAATTTATAA
- the mobQ gene encoding MobQ family relaxase — MAIYHMQAKVVSRGSGRSAVAASAYMSCSRMYNDYDGIQHDYTRKHGLIYQEVMLPPMAPPEWKNREQLWNAVETAEKTKDSRLAREFVVALPVELDKSSNISLLQNFIQKNFVDMGMCADFAIHDTDGHNPHAHILLTVRPLNENGTWQYKTEKEYLCVKDGEEKGFTASEFKDAQKEGWEKQYRYKAGKKKVYLTPSAAQEKGYERIDKHPKSTRYGRQNPISEQWNSEEQLCLWRANWANAVNKMLALNQINAAIDHRSFAAQGITEQPTIHEGYIAQNMEKKGMIADRCEINRQIRADNRILRELKAQIKKLAQAVEKSIPVIAETLEEIRNHMIFTQYHLLHNEMQKEVIHDWMQHFRPILNQYDTIKKKLKAKVTEKKELHVQKNKTSILNPLQHIKLNQQLTTITEEIEELKSAKEQLLFQAECSTEKDMASLSRKYDQMDKNLDILDSQDMTLKGQLEKDAVAFQEEKSLSKPEQYTELLDTRIQIRPTFREKLIEQLKDTFGKTYDYHYRDIAAHEVDDLNMEDPYSFSHRTWELEYQRKQELQKKHPVQSRQKSHNTEL, encoded by the coding sequence ATGGCAATTTATCATATGCAAGCCAAGGTCGTCAGCCGTGGTTCCGGGCGGTCTGCTGTCGCTGCATCTGCTTATATGAGCTGTAGTCGGATGTATAATGATTATGATGGCATCCAGCATGACTACACCCGAAAACATGGACTGATCTATCAGGAAGTAATGCTTCCCCCTATGGCTCCGCCTGAATGGAAAAACCGGGAGCAGCTCTGGAATGCTGTAGAAACTGCCGAGAAAACAAAAGACAGCCGACTGGCAAGAGAATTTGTTGTCGCACTCCCCGTTGAGCTAGATAAAAGCAGCAATATTTCTCTTCTTCAGAATTTTATTCAAAAAAATTTTGTAGATATGGGAATGTGTGCCGATTTCGCCATTCACGATACAGATGGTCACAATCCCCATGCACACATTCTACTTACTGTCCGTCCATTAAACGAAAACGGAACATGGCAATACAAAACAGAAAAAGAATACCTTTGTGTAAAAGACGGGGAAGAAAAGGGATTTACTGCTTCTGAATTTAAGGATGCTCAGAAAGAGGGCTGGGAGAAACAGTATCGTTATAAAGCAGGGAAAAAGAAAGTATATCTAACTCCCTCGGCAGCACAGGAGAAAGGTTATGAACGTATCGACAAACATCCAAAAAGCACCCGGTATGGCAGACAAAACCCGATTTCCGAACAATGGAACAGTGAGGAACAGCTCTGCCTCTGGAGAGCAAACTGGGCAAATGCCGTAAATAAAATGCTTGCCCTTAATCAGATAAATGCCGCCATTGATCACCGCAGTTTTGCAGCTCAGGGAATCACTGAACAGCCAACCATCCACGAAGGCTACATTGCCCAGAATATGGAAAAGAAAGGCATGATAGCTGACCGGTGTGAAATCAACCGTCAGATTCGTGCGGATAACAGAATACTACGGGAATTAAAAGCACAGATAAAAAAATTGGCGCAAGCTGTAGAAAAGTCTATTCCGGTAATTGCAGAAACATTGGAAGAAATCCGCAATCATATGATTTTTACACAATATCATTTACTTCATAATGAGATGCAAAAAGAAGTGATCCATGACTGGATGCAGCACTTTCGTCCTATCCTGAATCAATATGATACCATTAAGAAAAAACTCAAAGCAAAAGTTACTGAAAAGAAAGAACTACATGTGCAAAAAAATAAAACCAGTATTCTGAATCCTTTGCAGCATATCAAGTTAAATCAGCAGCTTACAACCATAACAGAAGAAATTGAGGAACTGAAATCTGCCAAAGAACAGCTGCTGTTTCAGGCTGAATGCTCCACAGAGAAAGATATGGCGAGTCTTTCCAGAAAATACGACCAGATGGATAAGAATCTGGATATTCTTGATTCTCAGGATATGACTCTCAAAGGGCAGCTTGAAAAAGATGCTGTAGCTTTCCAAGAGGAAAAATCCCTGTCTAAACCGGAGCAATACACAGAATTACTGGATACCAGAATCCAGATCCGACCTACTTTCCGAGAGAAACTGATTGAACAGCTCAAAGATACTTTTGGTAAAACTTATGACTATCACTATCGTGATATCGCAGCCCATGAGGTGGATGATCTCAATATGGAAGATCCCTATAGCTTCTCTCATCGTACCTGGGAACTTGAATATCAGAGGAAACAGGAATTGCAAAAAAAACATCCTGTTCAATCCAGGCAAAAATCGCACAACACAGAACTATAA
- a CDS encoding DUF3847 domain-containing protein, with protein MANKRIMTPEEKALLQAKHRLEEAEARNRKKERNSRTRRLIQEGAILESIAPHIKEMDLDTLKRELIIRLRGL; from the coding sequence ATGGCAAATAAAAGAATTATGACACCAGAAGAAAAAGCACTTTTACAAGCAAAACACCGTCTTGAAGAAGCTGAAGCAAGAAACCGCAAAAAAGAGCGTAATTCCAGAACACGCAGATTGATTCAAGAAGGAGCGATTCTGGAAAGCATTGCTCCACATATTAAAGAAATGGATTTAGATACCCTAAAGCGGGAGCTTATAATCCGGCTAAGAGGACTATAA
- a CDS encoding ATP-binding protein has translation MTTFTEKPPAITPNRELQSDEYFNETDHLIYCSKCNTPRQCRYELQGKVLIPSIRCKCQQEIFEQEEAQRKLHEKQMEIEHLKTSGLQDKALYDYTFAKDNGINPEMKLAHNYVSNWEEMKANASGLLIWGDVGTGKSFFAGCIANALLEKGVPVLMTNFSRILNTLTGMHFEDRNQFINSLNRYSLLIIDDLGIERNSDFALEQVFNVIDSRYRSKKPLIITTNLTLSELNNAADIAHKRIYDRILERCVPIRINNRNIRQDNATANLKQAKKILLDNHAPNQNGIKEV, from the coding sequence ATGACAACATTTACAGAAAAACCACCAGCTATAACACCAAACAGAGAGCTTCAGTCTGATGAATATTTTAACGAAACAGACCACCTGATCTACTGTTCCAAATGCAATACGCCAAGGCAATGCAGGTATGAATTACAGGGAAAGGTTCTTATTCCTTCCATCCGCTGTAAATGCCAGCAGGAAATCTTTGAGCAGGAAGAAGCCCAGAGAAAACTTCATGAAAAGCAAATGGAAATAGAGCATCTCAAAACCAGCGGCTTACAGGACAAAGCACTCTATGACTACACCTTTGCCAAAGATAACGGCATCAATCCGGAAATGAAACTGGCACACAATTATGTAAGTAACTGGGAAGAGATGAAAGCAAACGCTTCCGGACTTCTCATCTGGGGCGATGTCGGTACCGGAAAATCTTTCTTTGCAGGCTGCATTGCCAATGCCCTTCTGGAAAAAGGCGTCCCTGTATTGATGACCAACTTTTCCCGGATTCTGAATACACTTACCGGGATGCATTTTGAAGACAGAAACCAGTTCATCAACAGCTTAAACCGCTACAGTCTTCTGATTATTGACGACCTCGGAATTGAGCGAAACTCTGACTTTGCACTGGAACAGGTATTCAATGTGATTGACAGTCGTTACCGCAGTAAAAAACCCCTAATCATAACGACCAATCTCACTTTATCAGAGCTGAATAACGCCGCTGATATCGCACACAAACGAATTTATGACCGTATTCTGGAGAGATGTGTTCCTATCCGTATCAATAATCGGAATATCCGTCAGGATAATGCAACAGCTAATTTAAAGCAAGCGAAAAAAATCCTGTTAGATAATCATGCTCCAAACCAGAATGGAATCAAAGAAGTATAA
- a CDS encoding replication initiator protein A → MTDFLTADTNLPSYMMFPRFLLDMEINETAKMLYTILLDRARLSQKNEGWSDIDGHVFVYFTIEALAEILHKSQMTVKTALAVLEKQELIFRKRQGPGHPNRIYVKLPQETTNYTDRFLSLKQTENCPIDRQDSFPDTDRKLSGNKKEIKKNHLAIRGSKEPRSPYGKFQNVFLSETELEDIRQTIPDWQDYMERLSGYMASTGKQYQNHAATIISWARQDHPASRQRNYESEEYETL, encoded by the coding sequence ATGACGGACTTTCTGACAGCAGACACTAACCTGCCATCTTATATGATGTTTCCCCGTTTTCTTCTGGACATGGAAATAAACGAAACTGCCAAAATGCTTTATACGATCCTGCTCGACCGGGCAAGACTTTCCCAGAAAAATGAGGGCTGGTCAGATATTGATGGTCATGTGTTCGTTTACTTTACGATTGAAGCACTGGCAGAAATTCTCCACAAGAGCCAAATGACGGTGAAAACTGCTCTGGCAGTACTGGAAAAACAGGAGCTTATCTTCCGAAAGCGACAGGGACCCGGACACCCCAATCGGATCTATGTAAAACTCCCGCAAGAAACCACCAACTATACAGACAGATTTCTTTCCCTAAAACAGACAGAAAACTGTCCTATTGACAGACAGGATTCTTTCCCTGATACAGACAGAAAACTGTCTGGTAATAAGAAAGAGATAAAAAAGAACCATTTAGCAATAAGGGGGAGTAAAGAGCCACGCTCACCTTATGGAAAATTTCAAAATGTTTTTCTGTCAGAGACGGAGTTGGAAGATATCCGACAGACAATCCCTGACTGGCAAGATTATATGGAACGCTTATCCGGTTATATGGCTTCTACCGGAAAACAATACCAAAACCATGCAGCTACCATCATCAGTTGGGCAAGACAGGATCATCCTGCTTCCCGGCAACGAAATTATGAAAGTGAGGAATACGAAACATTATGA
- a CDS encoding adenylate cyclase: protein MQNNIRNTNLRFNLEKDQQRKAWEYLQTMDRQNFKSYSQVISLALVDYFDRYYRTQTDPYLETREREELFVKQIVDAVENSLKQALPLFLSGLTAGMVQREPQIRASFPAPENSLPDSDVDWDFLGE from the coding sequence TCCGCAACACAAACCTGCGATTTAATCTGGAAAAAGATCAGCAGCGGAAAGCCTGGGAATATTTACAGACAATGGATAGACAGAATTTTAAATCTTACAGTCAGGTAATCTCTCTTGCACTGGTAGATTATTTTGACCGCTACTACCGCACACAGACTGATCCTTATCTGGAAACAAGAGAACGTGAAGAACTTTTTGTGAAACAGATTGTAGATGCAGTGGAAAACAGTCTGAAACAGGCATTGCCACTTTTTCTTTCCGGACTGACTGCAGGCATGGTGCAAAGGGAGCCCCAAATCAGGGCGTCCTTTCCAGCACCTGAAAATTCACTGCCAGATAGTGATGTAGACTGGGATTTTCTTGGCGAATAA